Proteins encoded by one window of Colletes latitarsis isolate SP2378_abdomen chromosome 5, iyColLati1, whole genome shotgun sequence:
- the Ssk gene encoding smooth septate junction protein snakeskin → MVSLESVAGIVIKVLKLILNLIILILYRTGYKGEFLGVGGTWNLNEDKNPDAEIVASGVLVGFFIYTSVVLISYCFGSLNHKRTLVEVIMNFVGTFMFVAVGGTALHYWHGYQSEHKFDSIVQERQVGLAVGSLCVIEGAAYLVDLILSFLHFAKNRDDFLE, encoded by the exons ATGGTGTCCCTAGAAAGTGTGGCGGGTATAGTGATAAAAGTTCTCAAGTTG ATTCTTAATCTCATTATCCTGATCCTGTATCGAACGGGATACAAAGGTGAATTCTTAGGCGTCGGAGGAACATGGAACTTAAACGAAGACAAAAATCCAGACGCAGAAATCGTTGCTTCCGGTGTTTTGGTGGGCTTCTTCATATACACCAGCGTAGTTCTCATCTCTTACTGCTTTGGGAGCCTGAATCACAAGAGAACGCTTGTT GAAGTTATAATGAACTTCGTTGGAACCTTCATGTTCGTGGCTGTGGGTGGTACAGCGCTTCATTATTGGCACGGTTACCAATCGGAACATAAATTCGATAGTATTGTCCAGGAAAGACag GTGGGTCTAGCTGTTGGATCGCTATGCGTCATCGAAGGTGCAGCGTATCTCGTAGACCTGATACTGAGCTTTCTACATTTCGCGAAAAACCGCGATGACTTTTTAGAATAA
- the LOC143342107 gene encoding uncharacterized protein LOC143342107: MGRACMELWTNVHFVLKFIVLILMVIVEFLVFDVSTKYYYRFVYLEAYYLIVILYLVINLYGYIWFDTTPILESLMMLASIIMLIFTVIAAIRDHESKYIVYGNEQERFTIFIVLTLVAIVLLIIDLILLVMQALRKGPSFMKSSRSQRQASYD; encoded by the exons ATGGGTCGTGCTTGCATGGAACTTTGGACGAATGTCCATTTCGTGCTGAAGTTTATCGTGCTC ATATTAATGGTGATCGTGGAATTTTTAGTCTTCGACGTGTCCACGAAATACTACTATCGTTTTGTGTATCTCGAAGCGTATTATTTAATCGTTATTTTGTATTTAGTGATCAATTTATACGGTTACATCTGGTTCGACACAACTCCGATTCTG GAATCGCTAATGATGCTCGCGTCGATAATAATGTTAATCTTTACGGTTATTGCTGCCATTCGCGACCATGAATCGAAATATATAGTGTACG GTAACGAGCAAGAGaggtttacaatttttattgtacTGACCCTGG TGGCGATCGTACTACTCATCATCGACTTAATTCTGCTTGTAATGCAAGCTTTGAGAAAGGGTCCTAGTTTCATGAAGAGTTCACGTAGCCAGAGACAAGCCTCGTACGATTAA
- the LOC143342104 gene encoding uncharacterized protein LOC143342104: MADDNPQDQHAPRERKIISHLPFFIKIVEVVLAVFAIGLIVDPLNSFQRILTRTRFKLDDAAIIYVTIAGYIIINSLFIICHFLGDNIPKRTLILFSSLGALLHIVAGSVIVYDWRKIVDPYYSNNEFYPSKQYMDMFISGAVFTFVDAVVFIVEVILIIRYSTKSSE, from the exons ATGGCAGACGACAATCCACAAGATCAACACGCCCCCAGAGAGCGTAAAATAATATCGCATTTGccgtttttcataaaaattgtagaagtt GTCCTGGCTGTGTTTGCGATCGGACTGATAGTCGATCCGCTCAATTCTTTCCAACGAATCTTGACCAGAACGAGGTTCAAGCTCGACGATGCCGCGATAATCTACGTCACCATCGCTGGTTACATTATAATCAACTCGCTTTTCATCATTTGTCATTTCCTCGGAGACAACATACCGAAAAGAACG CTGATACTGTTCTCCTCGCTTGGCGCGCTTCTACACATCGTCGCTGGAAGCGTAATTGTCTATGATTGGAGGAAGATCGTCGACCCTTATTATAGCAACAACGAATTTTATCCGAGTAAACAGTACATGGACATGTTCATATCGGGCGCGGTGTTCACATTCGTGGACGCGGTGGTTTTTATCGTAGAAGTTATTCTCATTATAAGGTATTCAACGAAGAGCTCGGAGTGA
- the LOC143342011 gene encoding uncharacterized protein LOC143342011 translates to MFMSLKHHVFYGRFWKRNCNLCKQCCYTNQAEILFQKNICHPLCTTVKYDLTTSVSSLRIPSGDEKGIPDHAYRKVGYGRRRQYVDCPTSAKSVSKLDSAECQTDRRTTFHTESQTQRSMKEMPVQTVSKCDLCNRQLQIFSTTADMQAITQSAPCTPCPALVQLIRGVPCCPGCRCVAGIVQVPQQSEQQQTQRQDQEKKTTKDQMQWMQPDQKSYGMLTNGQHEDPKITGMAGTITKLTLASYSVAPSKKTNTSSQTATDEVNTTTPDSTGGKKVRLSTLQKEKPRGKRPTKNPNEMLIPEKEKTETTNDVEKGSNKLPSKKPTNPSTKKAADSRNIVESVSDHENPEIPSPLQQMAQVINRLEAIESSKTYNKLQETSDISTPTVDETDKNGVDERSEALPKINAKNARMESDVGDATASEITFENIKSDKDDNSKFDESMRKHDSTRVERGTLPAAKPDTRTQTTDIDVSLIKPKRTRLLRKKNKVDPAELTHAEMDVQTSYSDDLDVLSIDKQESERLFVGEKQVLGVEKDINICRACRRLQTYPTSNSFRYYSVYRDKRGRVYCELCATTNTIKVLYKDDGSEQKRLRCVVCKNVVRAKSSQEETTSFRSKSDNCPKCDQVQTRTHSTLVNPSKV, encoded by the exons ATGTTTATGTCGTTGAAGCATCACGTGTTCTATGGTAGATTTTGGAAACGAAACTGCAATCTTTGCAAGCAGTGTTGTTACACGAATCAAGCTGAAATACTGTTCCAAAAAAACATTTGTCATCCTTTGTGTACC ACGGTCAAATACGACTTGACGACCAGCGTCAGCAGCCTCAGAATACCTTCGGGGGATGAAAAGGGGATTCCTGATCACGCTTATCGAAAAGTCGGTTACGGACGTAGACGACAATACGTCGATTGTCCGACGAGTGCTAAATCAGTGTCCAAGTTAGACAGTGCTGAATGTCAAACAGACCGTCGTACAACGTTCCACACAGAGAGTCAA ACACAACGAAGCATGAAGGAGATGCCGGTGCAAACAGTGAGCAAATGCGACCTATGCAATCGACAATTGCAAATTTTTTCGACGACCGCGGACATGCAAGCAATAACGCAATCAGCACCCTGCACACCCTGTCCAGCCCTTGTACAACTCATTCGAGGAGTACCGTGTTGTCCAGG TTGCAGGTGCGTGGCGGGCATAGTTCAAGTGCCGCAGCAAAGCGAGCAGCAACAAACGCAGCGACAGGATCAAGAGAAAAAGACGACCAAGGATCAAATGCAATGGATGCAACCGGACCAAAAATCCTACGGAATGTTGACGA ATGGACAACACGAGGACCCGAAAATAACGGGAATGGCGGGAACCATCACTAAACTTACGCTTGCGTCCTACTCCGTCGCACCGAGCAAGAAAACCAACACGTCGAGTCAAACTGCTACCGACGAAGTCAACACCAC CACTCCCGACTCTACCGGAGGGAAGAAAGTGAGGCTGAGTACGCTTCAAAAGGAAAAACCGCGAGGAAAGAGGCCCACCAAAAACCCCAACGAAATGCTCATTccggaaaaagaaaaaacagaaacgACAAACGACGTTGAGAAAGGATCGAATAAACTTCCGTCGAAGAAACCGACGAACCCTTCGACAAAGAAAGCAGCAGACTCTCGAAACATCGTGGAATCAGTGTCTGATCACGAAAACCCTGAAATTCCTTCTCCGCTGCAGCAAATGGCTCAAGTAATAAATCGCCTGGAAGCGATCGAGAGCAGTAAAACGTATAACAAACTGCAGGAAACGAGTGATATATCAACACCCACGGTTGATG AAACGGATAAAAATGGAGTGGATGAGAGGTCCGAGGCTCTTCCTAAAATAAACGCAAAGAATGCGAGAATGGAAAGTGACGTTGGTGATGCAACTGCCAGCGAAATCACTTTTGAGAATATTAAGAGTGACAAAGACGACAACTCGAAATTCGACGAATCGATGAGAAAGCATGATAGTACGAGGGTGGAACGAGGAACTCTGCCCGCGGCTAAACCTGACACAAGAACGCAAAC aacTGACATAGACGTTTCCTTGATCAAACCTAAAAGAACTCGCCTTCtacgaaagaaaaacaaagttgaTCCTGCCGAATTAAC ACATGCTGAGATGGACGTTCAAACTTCGTATTCTGACGATCTAGATGTTTTATCTATTGATAAACAAGAATCTGAG aGATTGTTTGTAGGAGAAAAGCAAGTCTTAGGAGTCGAAAAAGACATAAATATTTGTCGAGCTTGCAGAAGACTACAG actTACCCAACGTCGAATTCCTTCCGATACTACAGTGTCTATAGAGACAAACGAGGAAGGGTGTACTGTGAACTTTGTGCTACCACAAACACAATTAAA gtATTATATAAAGACGACGGAAGCGAGCAGAAGCGTTTGAGATGCGTAGTTTGCAAGAACGTTGTACGTGCGAAAAGCAGCCAGGAAGAAACAacc AGTTTTCGGAGCAAATCTGACAACTGTCCCAAATGTGATCAAGTACAAACACGCACGCATTCAACCCTAGTAAATCCATCCAAAGTATAG
- the LOC143342103 gene encoding uncharacterized protein LOC143342103 — translation MIQQVKQKRPAIRSKLNKTVDNKRSNVANNTREIETFDPNIKMGKFAKSVSENLPRSLDHPSNHCTLENCQSNSLVYSQCPFVQTDKNFEQTWDINGNLKNSVDHSVFYENFEKNAILPPFNAYLNRGRHQKSFDDEKFRNQDGVQIFTTSLPNSHNMFDKYVIDCPLKCRLHGKSSSNFDSLFTNDFSSMDRNGSNTLDDLGSKFSGALSIAGQNDDANCNNYKQRGAYCVQQQTPVGSNVNVPVFPGLQTVDNANSTNLPPYANYYQNVAFNSREQNVQLLGQTQGQFNVQNVRPILHQGFNYEHYPQQFLSNNVKPVVGQQIGWCAAQSLPNRYYNGIPSHLNNWSNYQTMVRSQNAQEACYKDRINDWSRFNRSMIGSNDVFAQKNFVKPTMNPETAILAQNQQQYEGNTYGNAKYNMRPILKGGNANVRVSY, via the coding sequence ATGATCCAGCAAGTGAAACAGAAGAGACCCGCAATTCGATCGAAGCTCAACAAAACAGTAGACAACAAGCGATCCAACGTGGCAAACAATACACGAGAAATTGAAACGTTCGATCCGAATATTAAAATGGGCAAATTTGCAAAATCTGTGTCAGAAAATTTACCAAGAAGCCTCGATCATCCATCGAATCACTGTACGCTCGAAAACTGCCAGTCGAACAGCCTGGTGTATTCCCAATGTCCATTCGTTCAAACGGATAAAAACTTTGAACAAACTTGGGACATTAACGGGAACTTGAAAAACAGCGTGGATCATTCTGTGTTCTACGAAAACTTCGAGAAGAACGCGATCCTTCCGCCGTTCAATGCGTACTTGAACAGAGGAAGACACCAGAAGAGTTTCGACGACGAGAAATTCAGGAATCAAGACGGGGTACAAATTTTCACCACCAGTCTGCCAAATTCTCATAATATGTTCGATAAATACGTGATAGATTGTCCGTTGAAATGTCGATTGCACGGTAAAAGCAGCTCGAATTTCGACAGTTTGTTCACGAATGATTTTTCCTCTATGGATCGCAACGGTTCGAACACGTTGGACGATTTAGGATCGAAGTTTTCCGGAGCTTTGAGCATCGCTGGTCAAAACGACGATGCAAATTGCAACAACTATAAGCAAAGGGGCGCTTATTGCGTCCAGCAACAAACTCCTGTTGGAAGCAACGTCAACGTGCCTGTGTTTCCTGGTCTCCAAACCGTGGACAACGCTAATTCGACGAATTTGCCACCGTACGCGAATTATTACCAAAATGTCGCGTTTAACAGCAGGGAACAGAACGTTCAGCTTCTCGGTCAGACTCAGGGGCAGTTCAACGTTCAGAACGTTCGACCGATATTACACCAGGGATTTAATTACGAACATTACCCGCAGCAATTTTTATCGAACAACGTCAAACCGGTTGTGGGCCAGCAAATCGGTTGGTGCGCCGCTCAATCGTTGCCCAATCGATATTACAACGGGATTCCAAGCCATTTAAACAATTGGAGTAACTATCAGACAATGGTCAGATCTCAGAACGCGCAAGAAGCGTGCTACAAGGATAGAATCAACGATTGGTCGCGTTTTAATCGTTCCATGATCGGTTCTAACGATGTATTCGCTCAGAAGAATTTTGTGAAGCCCACGATGAATCCAGAAACCGCGATCCTCGCGCAGAATCAGCAACAATACGAGGGAAACACTTATGGCAACGCCAAGTACAACATGAGACCAATTTTGAAAGGCGGCAATGCTAATGTCAGAGTCAGTTATTGA
- the LOC143342049 gene encoding putative RNA-binding protein 46 has product MSTGVKNDRTENSEKEETTFDLKIEELTEPSNQIHNDKHTKTQLGTVRSIPGLRSVNNALEMNNQVENCLKLLKFIADSKFTLTQVNGQRKLGPPPGWEGPPPGPKCEIFVGSIPRNYYEPDIVHIFNTVGRIYELRLMMDFSGTNRGYCFIMYTTEEEAIRAVKELDQYEIYPGKRIGVVASTNNCRLCVNQLPQYLDSETIVRRFYQATDEVDKVAIYRNTHGFLLYVLVSYKTHRDAAMGRRRLVPEAGILFKGGTVNVEWSNPNMIPSNVVGIVDR; this is encoded by the exons ATGTCAACCGGCGTTAAGAACGATAGGACTGAGAATAgtgaaaaagaagaaacaacTTTTGACTTGAAGATCGAAGAATTGACTGAACCATCGAATCAAATTCACAATGATAAACATACTAAAACACAATTGG GAACTgtgagatcgattccaggactgCGAAGCGTCAACAATGCTTTAGAAATGAACAACCAAgtggaaaattgtttaaaactgCTGAAGTTCATAGCAGATTCGAAGTTTACGTTGACGCAGGTCAATGGACAGAGGAAGCTAGGACCACCCCCAGGATGGGAAGGACCGCCTCCAGGTCCCAAATGCGAGATTTTTGTCGGCAGTATTCCTAGAAATTATTACGAGCCCGATATTGTTCATATATTCAATACAGTCGGACGGATTTACGAGCTGCGTCTGATGATGGACTTCTCTGGCACGAACAGAGGATACTGCTTCATCATGTACACCACCGAGGAGGAAGCAATTCGCGCTGTGAAGGAATTGGATCAGTACGAAATCTATCCTGGAAAAAGGATCGGTGTCGTGGCCAGTACTAATAATTGTCGTCTCTGTGTAAATCAGTTGCCCCAGTATCTCGATTCTGAAACTATCGTGAGG CGCTTCTATCAGGCAACGGACGAGGTTGACAAAGTTGCCATTTACCGAAATACACACGGGTTTCTCCTGTACGTGTTGGTTTCGTACAAAACTCATCGAGACGCCGCCATGGGAAGAAGAAGATTGGTACCCGAAGCGGGAATACTTTTTAAAGGCGGCACAGTGAACGTAGAATGGTCGAATCCAAACATGATTCCTTCCAACGTGGTAGGTATCGTGGATCGATAG
- the LOC143342218 gene encoding uncharacterized protein LOC143342218, whose translation MWNRKVFIRIIEVILCVASVVALRVTNDESRRVFHYLRSRSREWSLLNNVTWGAIGAALATATCGGYIIITTGLLIAAATGELSGRKTESFFLVLGVVLFGIVGALSMASIENVPEDLVDNAAIFGALCLLTALVFIADLLISTPKKKIERAVAKHLAAKTAKSQATVITEKESKSPKISSPKVSKKDDDGTVNNGFEKLDEQHQKSATELSENARKWDQDRRDDENERYVRGESEPKEYTQNFENGRALRNSQIQANGKRDSYKMDHRMDVPTVVYKAQDIYQRPVDEVDTPCFPTETNNRNEIMFAKIVNPGVKIMKVEHDVDETLDTYRYSDTSQYDNVPIRMRGTSPSQKKNRDVTFKIPPPPKGYGKVYDKTKDEMEMLEECFGVLRTTSTGTQTPGIRSPSSPTDPGYVRHTASNWPQEIKTKTPGHSPNQTRN comes from the exons ATGTGGAACCGGAAAGTATTCATCAGGATCATCGAAGTG ATACTGTGCGTTGCATCTGTAGTGGCGCTTAGAGTGACCAACGATGAGAGTCGAAGAGTGTTCCATTACCTGAGAAGTCGTAGCAGAGAATGGTCTCTGTTGAACAACGTGACATGGGGTGCCATTG GCGCTGCTCTAGCAACTGCGACCTGCGGTGGTTACATAATAATAACGACAGGGCTCCTAATTGCTGCCGCGACAGGGGAGCTTTCTGGTCGAAAGACG GAATCGTTCTTTCTGGTACTCGGTGTCGTTCTTTTTGGCATCGTTGGCGCTTTGTCCATGGCCTCTATTGAAAACGTTCCCGAAGACTTGGTAGACAATGCCGCTATCTTTGGAGCGCTGTGCTTGTTGACTGCGTTGGTTTTTATCGCGGACTTGCTTATTAGTACACCGAAAAAGAAGATTGAACGGGCCGTGGCGAAACACTTGGCTGCTAAGACCG CTAAAAGTCAGGCAACCGTGATCACCGAGAAAGAGTCGAAATCCCCAAAAATAAGTAGTCCCAAAGTCTCGAAGAAGGACGACGACGGTACTGTTAACAACGGATTCGAAAAGCTCGACGAACAACATCAAAAGAGCGCGACAGAGTTATCAGAAAACGCTCGAAAATGGGACCAAGATCGCAGAGACGATGAAAACGAGCGCTACGTTCGCGGGGAGTCGGAACCGAAAGAGTACACGCAGAACTTTGAAAACGGAAGAGCTCTCAGAAACTCGCAAATACAAGCGAACGGAAAAAGGGACTCGTATAAAATGGACCACAGAATGGACGTGCCTACGGTAGTGTACAAAGCTCAGGACATTTATCAGCGTCCTGTGGACGAAGTGGACACGCCTTGTTTCCCGACTGAAACGAACAACAGAAATGAAATTATGTTCGCGAAAATTGTCAACCCAGGCGTGAAGATAATGAAAGTTGAGCACGATGTCGATGAAACTCTCGACACTTACAG ATACTCTGACACCAGCCAATACGACAACGTGCCGATTCGGATGCGAGGAACGtcgccaagtcagaaaaagaatCGCGACGTCACTTTCAAGATTCCACCGCCACCGAAGGGTTACGGGAAGGTTTATGACAAAACCAAAGACGAAATGGAGATGCTCGAGGAGTGTTTCGGTGTACTTCGTACCACCAGTACGGGAACACAGACACCTGGAATTCGATCACCATCGTCGCCGACTGATCCCGGATACGTTCGACACACAGCCAGCAATTGGCCACAAGAAATCAAGACGAAAACACCTGGTCACAGTCCCAATCAAACGAGAAATTGA